The proteins below come from a single Verrucomicrobiota bacterium genomic window:
- a CDS encoding 16S rRNA (uracil(1498)-N(3))-methyltransferase, whose protein sequence is MRRFYLPPSQCTGPVWNLSESDARHAVQVLRTTAGEPVVILDGAGGEWRCEVIECGRKHVRLKPGAQTRHKPLPARVTLVQAITKGKSMDWIVQKATELGVSRIVPVLSDRSVPSLDDEAAEDKVEKWMQIAIESIKQCGSPWLPTIEPPRSVQAILQHRERFECALVASLAPEARHPRTVFDAFRRERGRGPISVAVWVGPEGDFTPAELADIGSAGFTPITLGPLVLRSETAAAYCLSIISYETGGSPGAG, encoded by the coding sequence ATGAGACGTTTTTACCTGCCGCCCTCGCAATGTACGGGCCCGGTGTGGAATTTGTCGGAATCCGATGCCCGGCATGCCGTGCAGGTGCTGCGGACAACGGCCGGCGAGCCGGTGGTGATTCTGGATGGCGCCGGCGGGGAGTGGCGGTGTGAAGTGATCGAGTGCGGACGCAAGCATGTTCGACTGAAGCCGGGCGCTCAGACCCGGCACAAGCCTCTGCCGGCCAGGGTCACGCTGGTGCAGGCGATCACGAAGGGGAAATCGATGGATTGGATCGTCCAGAAGGCGACCGAGCTGGGCGTGTCAAGAATCGTGCCGGTGCTGTCCGACCGCTCGGTTCCGTCGCTGGATGATGAGGCCGCAGAGGACAAGGTTGAGAAGTGGATGCAAATCGCCATCGAGTCCATCAAGCAATGCGGTTCGCCCTGGCTGCCCACGATTGAGCCGCCCCGGAGCGTGCAAGCGATCTTGCAGCACCGTGAACGTTTCGAGTGTGCGCTCGTGGCCTCGCTGGCGCCGGAAGCGCGGCATCCGCGGACGGTTTTCGACGCTTTTCGGCGTGAACGGGGACGAGGTCCGATTTCGGTGGCGGTTTGGGTGGGGCCGGAGGGGGATTTCACGCCGGCGGAGCTCGCGGACATTGGTTCGGCGGGATTCACGCCGATCACTCTGGGGCCGCTCGTATTGAGGAGTGAGACGGCGGCGGCCTATTGCCTGTCGATCATTTCCTACGAGACGGGAGGCAGCCCGGGAGCCGGTTAA
- a CDS encoding heavy metal translocating P-type ATPase yields MHEQGQADDGKSQDRCLVRVVADVLEEEPALEAVSVDRRHEAVSIATLGQVDDEALKRKIQEKLSELGEHSEACGLLDSSRGCEDCAVRPTPAILNRIEVRHDGCSTTVSRKTCPTAPRFWKWHRLPWPRFKQRLFEPFRDVEEEGMEEEEWRKQLWAAAVCGGAGLLGALGTGSSVGVLAYGVAYVAGGWSAVGEALERWRERSIDVHFLMLAVALGSAAIGAWGEGATLLFLFSLSGALEHYAMGRTRREIRSLFRAAPKRAVVVDSSGSESEHLVSGLRPGMTVRVRAGGLFPADGRVVAGVTSVDESTLTGESVPVSKNRGDLVFAGTLNLMGMVDVALERGPSESALERIIRLIQEAQKRKAPTQRFAEAFSGVYTWVALGLAGGMFFVWWLGMGKPAFAGGEQSAFYRTMALLVVASPCALVLSIPSAVLAAIAGAARRGILFRGGAAVEKLAEIQLVALDKTGTLTTGELSVEKVELMEGDVTSERILRTAFDVDTTSSHPLARAIVRHGRRQGWEPVAFEESESVPGCGMRARRGSEWYWTGSKSWVLRETKRAGERWAAPSPWGRTEVWVAGPGFLGRLELRDEVRGSSKGVVESLRNRGLRTVVLTGDRAEAAEMLRSQVAVDEVRAALSPEQKVESIRQWREKGIKVAMVGDGVNDAPSLASAHVGVAMGARGSDAALEQADLVLMHDRLEAFVEAHALSKRARRIIRQNVVVSMGTVLVLAGFAVAGSIPLTLGVVGHEGSTVLVVLNSLRLLFHRD; encoded by the coding sequence ATGCATGAACAGGGCCAAGCGGATGACGGGAAATCGCAGGATCGCTGCCTTGTGAGGGTGGTTGCCGATGTGCTGGAAGAGGAGCCTGCATTGGAAGCGGTGAGCGTGGATCGCAGGCACGAGGCGGTTTCCATCGCAACCCTGGGCCAGGTCGATGACGAGGCCCTCAAGAGGAAGATCCAGGAGAAATTGAGCGAACTGGGGGAGCACTCGGAGGCGTGCGGGTTGTTGGATTCGAGCCGGGGTTGCGAGGACTGCGCGGTCCGGCCCACGCCCGCGATTTTGAATCGGATCGAAGTGCGGCATGATGGGTGCTCGACCACGGTGTCGCGGAAAACATGCCCGACGGCGCCGCGTTTTTGGAAATGGCACCGGCTGCCGTGGCCCCGTTTCAAGCAGCGCCTTTTCGAGCCCTTTCGGGACGTGGAAGAGGAGGGGATGGAGGAGGAGGAGTGGAGGAAACAACTTTGGGCGGCGGCGGTTTGTGGGGGGGCGGGTTTGTTGGGAGCCTTGGGAACGGGCAGCTCCGTTGGAGTCCTGGCTTATGGTGTGGCTTATGTGGCCGGTGGATGGTCTGCAGTGGGTGAGGCTTTGGAGCGCTGGCGGGAACGGTCGATTGATGTCCATTTCTTGATGCTGGCGGTGGCCTTGGGCAGCGCCGCCATTGGGGCGTGGGGGGAGGGAGCGACGTTGCTCTTTTTGTTCAGCCTTTCGGGGGCTTTGGAGCATTATGCGATGGGCCGGACCCGGAGGGAGATTCGATCTTTGTTTCGAGCGGCGCCGAAAAGGGCTGTCGTGGTGGATTCGAGCGGTTCGGAAAGCGAGCATCTTGTCTCCGGCCTTCGTCCTGGCATGACCGTGCGGGTGAGGGCGGGGGGACTTTTTCCGGCGGACGGGAGAGTGGTGGCGGGAGTCACTTCGGTTGACGAGTCGACGCTGACGGGAGAATCCGTGCCGGTGAGCAAGAATCGGGGCGACCTTGTTTTTGCGGGGACCTTGAATCTGATGGGGATGGTCGATGTGGCGTTGGAACGGGGTCCGAGTGAAAGCGCTCTTGAGCGAATCATTCGATTGATTCAGGAGGCCCAAAAACGAAAAGCGCCGACCCAGCGGTTCGCAGAGGCCTTCAGCGGCGTTTACACGTGGGTGGCCTTGGGATTGGCGGGCGGCATGTTCTTCGTGTGGTGGCTGGGGATGGGAAAACCCGCCTTTGCGGGGGGGGAACAGAGCGCTTTTTACCGGACCATGGCCTTGTTGGTGGTGGCGTCCCCGTGCGCGCTGGTTCTCTCCATTCCCTCCGCCGTGCTGGCCGCGATTGCGGGTGCGGCTCGACGGGGCATTCTCTTCAGGGGGGGGGCGGCCGTGGAGAAACTTGCGGAAATTCAACTCGTGGCGCTGGACAAGACAGGCACCTTGACGACCGGAGAGTTGTCGGTGGAGAAGGTGGAGTTGATGGAGGGAGATGTGACCTCGGAACGCATTCTGAGGACGGCCTTTGACGTGGACACGACGTCGAGCCATCCGCTGGCGAGGGCGATCGTCAGACATGGCAGGCGTCAAGGCTGGGAACCCGTCGCGTTTGAAGAGTCCGAATCTGTGCCGGGCTGCGGGATGCGTGCCCGGCGGGGGAGCGAGTGGTATTGGACGGGGTCGAAATCCTGGGTGCTGCGGGAAACGAAGCGGGCGGGGGAGCGGTGGGCGGCGCCGAGTCCGTGGGGCCGGACGGAGGTGTGGGTGGCGGGGCCCGGCTTCCTGGGGCGGTTGGAACTTCGGGACGAAGTGCGCGGTTCATCGAAGGGAGTGGTGGAGTCCTTGCGAAACCGAGGATTGCGCACCGTGGTTTTGACGGGAGATCGGGCGGAGGCGGCGGAGATGTTGCGCAGCCAAGTGGCGGTGGATGAAGTGCGGGCGGCGCTTTCGCCTGAGCAGAAGGTCGAGTCCATTCGCCAGTGGCGGGAGAAGGGCATCAAGGTTGCGATGGTGGGAGATGGAGTCAACGATGCTCCGAGTCTGGCCTCCGCGCACGTGGGTGTGGCGATGGGGGCGCGAGGCTCGGACGCGGCTTTGGAGCAGGCGGACCTTGTGTTGATGCACGATCGGTTGGAGGCCTTTGTCGAAGCGCATGCATTGAGTAAACGGGCGCGGCGGATTATCCGGCAGAATGTGGTGGTTTCAATGGGAACCGTCTTGGTGCTGGCAGGATTCGCGGTGGCGGGCTCGATTCCGCTGACTTTGGGAGTGGTGGGTCACGAAGGCAGCACGGTGTTGGTGGTTTTGAACAGTCTGCGGCTCTTGTTTCATCGGGACTGA
- a CDS encoding TatD family deoxyribonuclease encodes MESWWYDTHAHLDFPDFSGDLEAVLQRARAAGVSRIVTIGTDLASSERAIGLTGRYAGLFAAAGWHPGHVEEAPDDIRETLRTLAKQPGVCALGETGMDFYRLPSGRGGTVEDDALYKARQARLFEQHLEVAAETGLNCVIHTRDSMEATLEIFRAYASRVRAVFHCFVGSVEELKAIMDLGSLVSFTGIVTFKNAATVAEAVKAAPRERFMVETDAPFLSPVPYRGKRCEPAYAALTGQRIAELRGEAAEDVARRTCLAAHEFFRGFH; translated from the coding sequence ATGGAATCCTGGTGGTACGATACCCACGCGCATCTGGATTTTCCGGATTTCTCGGGGGATTTGGAGGCTGTTTTGCAACGCGCGCGGGCTGCCGGGGTGAGCCGGATCGTGACCATCGGCACCGACTTGGCCAGCAGTGAACGAGCGATTGGACTGACCGGCCGTTACGCGGGATTGTTCGCGGCGGCCGGGTGGCATCCGGGACATGTCGAGGAGGCTCCTGATGATATCCGGGAAACGTTGCGCACGCTCGCCAAGCAGCCCGGCGTGTGCGCTTTGGGTGAGACCGGGATGGACTTTTATCGCCTGCCCTCGGGCCGGGGGGGGACGGTCGAGGACGACGCGCTTTACAAGGCCAGACAGGCCCGGCTCTTCGAACAGCATCTCGAGGTCGCGGCGGAAACCGGATTGAATTGTGTCATCCACACCCGCGACTCGATGGAGGCGACGCTTGAGATCTTTCGAGCCTATGCTTCGCGTGTGCGTGCCGTGTTCCACTGCTTCGTCGGCTCGGTGGAAGAACTGAAGGCGATCATGGACCTCGGATCGCTGGTCAGTTTCACGGGCATTGTGACGTTCAAGAACGCCGCCACGGTGGCGGAGGCGGTCAAGGCGGCGCCGCGGGAGCGTTTCATGGTGGAAACGGACGCACCTTTCCTTTCACCTGTGCCGTATCGCGGAAAACGGTGCGAACCTGCCTACGCCGCGCTCACGGGCCAGCGCATCGCGGAACTTCGAGGCGAAGCAGCGGAGGACGTTGCACGACGAACCTGTCTGGCAGCTCACGAATTCTTTCGGGGATTCCATTGA
- a CDS encoding NADH-quinone oxidoreductase subunit A, whose translation MSSQFEQYVPVLMLGALAVVFAFGTLLVSVVFGKLGRRYRTKDVAYECGMAPIGEGSSRLSVKFYLVAMLFILFDIEVVFLYPWAVVYKSLLATHAGLIFGSMISFLGILFIGYLYAVKKNALDWKS comes from the coding sequence ATGAGTTCGCAGTTCGAACAATATGTCCCGGTTCTGATGCTGGGGGCGCTGGCGGTGGTGTTTGCCTTTGGCACTCTCCTGGTTTCGGTGGTCTTCGGAAAACTGGGCCGGCGTTATCGCACGAAGGATGTGGCGTATGAGTGCGGCATGGCGCCCATCGGCGAGGGGAGTTCGCGGCTGTCGGTGAAGTTTTATCTCGTGGCGATGTTGTTCATTCTATTCGATATCGAGGTGGTTTTTCTCTATCCATGGGCGGTCGTTTACAAGAGCCTCCTGGCGACTCATGCCGGCTTGATTTTCGGGTCCATGATTTCTTTTTTGGGGATCTTGTTCATCGGCTATCTCTATGCGGTGAAGAAGAACGCCCTCGACTGGAAGAGCTAG
- a CDS encoding glucosamine-6-phosphate isomerase, translating to MPRKLSSIAPDWWDYTTLDDALIRDAAALTPEKMLRLSRPGFQVVFFDTLEEFYLAEALEYVEAWRQSTEDNPVGLCGPIGPTEQLPLVARIVNALGLNLGSAHFWGMDEWCVGGREVGVDHPLSFERADREMCFNRIRRELRMPDAHLHFPKADTRAYRASWEGVRCAVMQGGQGDVKHWAFNDPLPRRGKYRHAPPSPAEYRKLATRVVDLHPLTIAQNARTSGGGNISLVPTQAISVGPVETWKAERVSIWHAGKHDNPFGQRLTTLMIAKRVVDSAVPMSLLADHPNVRFHFYRGGIGACEVEMH from the coding sequence ATGCCTCGAAAACTGAGCTCCATCGCCCCTGACTGGTGGGATTACACGACCCTGGACGACGCGTTGATTCGCGACGCGGCGGCGTTGACGCCTGAAAAAATGCTGCGGCTTTCACGGCCGGGATTCCAAGTGGTCTTTTTTGACACGCTGGAAGAATTCTACCTGGCCGAGGCCTTGGAGTATGTGGAGGCGTGGCGGCAATCCACCGAGGACAACCCCGTGGGCCTTTGCGGGCCGATCGGGCCGACCGAGCAATTGCCTTTGGTGGCCCGGATCGTCAATGCCCTGGGTTTGAACCTGGGGTCCGCGCATTTCTGGGGCATGGACGAGTGGTGTGTGGGAGGGCGGGAAGTGGGCGTCGATCATCCGCTTTCCTTTGAGCGAGCAGACCGGGAAATGTGCTTTAACCGAATTCGAAGGGAACTTCGCATGCCGGACGCTCACCTGCATTTTCCGAAAGCCGACACCCGCGCCTATCGGGCGAGTTGGGAGGGGGTCCGGTGCGCCGTGATGCAGGGAGGGCAGGGCGACGTGAAGCACTGGGCTTTCAATGATCCGCTGCCGCGCCGGGGAAAATACCGCCACGCGCCTCCTTCGCCCGCCGAGTATCGGAAACTGGCCACGCGCGTGGTCGATCTGCACCCGCTCACGATCGCCCAAAACGCGCGCACTTCGGGAGGAGGAAACATTTCCCTCGTGCCCACTCAAGCGATCAGCGTGGGGCCGGTCGAAACCTGGAAAGCCGAGCGCGTTTCAATCTGGCACGCCGGCAAGCATGACAATCCCTTCGGACAGCGCTTGACCACGTTGATGATCGCCAAGCGCGTGGTCGATAGCGCGGTGCCCATGTCTCTGCTGGCGGATCACCCGAACGTGCGCTTCCATTTTTACCGGGGCGGCATTGGTGCGTGTGAAGTCGAAATGCATTGA
- a CDS encoding phosphoglucomutase/phosphomannomutase family protein: protein MSSPIKFGTSGWRGLIARDFTFSNLRLAAQGVADYLCEELRREGSEIFGRKPVVILGHDTRFLGRDFTLAAAEVLAKSGLIPWLCERDAPTPVIAHTIRDRRAIGGINMTASHNPAEYQGLKFSTSNGAPANPEATRRIEALIEKRAGEGWSLDAAVIGTFTCKTIDPLPRYFHQIRKLVDFEAIRRARMKIAVELMYGTGRGYLDRLLEEAGAQVTTFHNELNPLFGGHHPEPNSEGMEEVRRFVRSGKAVIGLGLDGDADRFGIVDRDGTWLTPNQILALALYHLKKNRGWTGAVVRTVPTSHQVDAVASMLGVKLHETPVGFKYIGALMESEPIIVGGEESGGLSVKGHVPEKDGVLACLLMAELVATEKKPLGAILKWISKTAGEFHTDRINVKIPPDRKEALLKRLALGLDKIGKLPVQKFITTDGFKFLLPDGEWVAFRASGTEPLIRCYLEARSAAGLKQLDTACRRVLNS, encoded by the coding sequence ATGTCCTCTCCCATCAAGTTCGGCACCTCGGGTTGGCGCGGCCTTATCGCGCGCGATTTTACATTTTCGAACCTGCGCCTGGCGGCACAGGGCGTGGCGGACTATTTGTGTGAGGAGTTACGGCGGGAGGGTTCCGAAATCTTCGGGAGAAAACCCGTCGTCATCCTCGGGCATGACACGCGGTTCCTGGGCCGTGATTTCACGCTGGCGGCGGCGGAAGTGCTGGCGAAAAGCGGCTTGATTCCCTGGCTGTGCGAGCGTGACGCGCCCACTCCGGTCATCGCGCACACCATTCGGGATCGGCGGGCCATCGGCGGCATCAACATGACTGCCAGCCACAATCCGGCGGAGTATCAAGGGCTGAAGTTCAGCACGTCGAACGGGGCACCGGCCAATCCCGAGGCGACGCGCCGCATCGAGGCTTTGATTGAAAAGCGCGCGGGGGAGGGTTGGTCCCTGGACGCCGCGGTGATTGGCACCTTCACGTGCAAGACGATTGATCCTTTGCCGCGCTATTTTCACCAGATTCGCAAGCTAGTGGATTTCGAGGCGATTCGACGCGCTCGCATGAAGATCGCGGTGGAGTTGATGTACGGGACGGGTCGCGGCTATTTGGATCGGTTGCTGGAGGAGGCGGGAGCCCAAGTCACGACTTTCCATAACGAGCTGAATCCCCTGTTCGGGGGGCATCACCCTGAACCCAACTCCGAGGGCATGGAGGAGGTTCGCAGATTTGTGCGTTCGGGCAAGGCGGTGATTGGCTTGGGGTTGGACGGCGACGCCGACCGATTTGGCATCGTGGACAGGGATGGGACTTGGCTGACCCCGAATCAGATTCTGGCCCTGGCCTTGTATCACCTGAAGAAGAATCGGGGATGGACGGGCGCGGTGGTGCGAACGGTGCCGACGAGCCATCAAGTCGATGCGGTGGCTTCCATGCTGGGAGTCAAACTCCACGAAACGCCGGTGGGATTCAAATACATTGGCGCTTTGATGGAGAGCGAGCCCATCATCGTGGGGGGCGAGGAATCAGGCGGGTTATCGGTCAAGGGGCATGTGCCGGAGAAGGACGGCGTGCTGGCCTGCCTTTTGATGGCCGAGCTTGTGGCGACGGAGAAGAAGCCACTTGGCGCCATTCTGAAATGGATTTCGAAAACGGCCGGCGAATTTCATACTGATCGTATCAATGTGAAGATTCCGCCGGATCGCAAGGAGGCTTTGTTGAAGCGGCTGGCGCTGGGATTGGACAAGATCGGGAAGCTGCCGGTGCAAAAGTTCATTACCACGGACGGCTTCAAGTTTCTTTTGCCCGACGGAGAATGGGTGGCCTTCCGGGCGAGCGGCACTGAGCCGCTGATTCGTTGCTACCTGGAGGCGCGATCCGCCGCCGGGCTCAAGCAACTGGACACCGCGTGCCGGCGGGTCTTGAACTCTTGA
- a CDS encoding DUF309 domain-containing protein, with amino-acid sequence MSKKTPRIAERIERFRAHPSGYDPHYLGYFDCFNAGLYYEAHDVLEELWLPCRGQADDFFYKGLIQLAGAFVHFQKGRLGPGVALLKLAVGNFVRYPSPHHGFDHHSIERQIQAWILQASAGASASNPLATGPAPRLSLALWK; translated from the coding sequence ATGAGCAAGAAGACTCCGCGCATCGCCGAACGTATTGAGCGATTTCGAGCCCACCCCAGCGGTTACGATCCGCACTATTTGGGCTATTTCGATTGCTTCAACGCCGGCTTGTATTACGAAGCGCACGATGTGCTCGAGGAACTCTGGCTCCCGTGCCGCGGACAGGCTGATGACTTCTTCTACAAAGGACTTATCCAACTGGCAGGGGCCTTCGTGCATTTTCAGAAGGGTCGGCTCGGTCCGGGCGTGGCACTTTTGAAACTGGCTGTCGGCAATTTCGTCCGGTATCCGAGTCCGCACCACGGGTTCGACCATCACTCGATCGAGAGACAGATTCAGGCGTGGATCTTGCAAGCAAGCGCCGGAGCATCGGCGTCGAATCCTCTCGCCACTGGTCCAGCCCCGCGGCTGTCTCTCGCCTTGTGGAAATGA
- a CDS encoding ThuA domain-containing protein, translating to MLQDLRCIPMLPVMQVGRVRPGAPPEHDVLHPVGGGLGQARPTNNIGIHSKIFIVMNLPFLKSSLPSLFLALFGLSLEAAQAPAPRSRAAVDAILKSPAPDSPAPRPLHILLVAGPKDHGPGEHDYPKWQKDWAPLLAKAPGVKVSTAFPWPENHQWDGVDLVVFYLKTKWDSNQVAQIRRHQGKGGGVATIHWAIGCDQDWPNHAHCFGLSYKAASYRHGPVKLKLTVPDHPITRGLPPLMDFVDEPYWPFIGDTNRIEILATSDEMIYRGDDRARNPGDDTVQSVPVFWAYQPPGTSARVFVSIFGHYSWTFDDPYFRLLMLRGMAWAAKESPRRFDALAIEGVPLVP from the coding sequence ATGCTACAAGATCTTCGGTGCATCCCGATGTTGCCGGTGATGCAGGTAGGGCGCGTCCGTCCCGGCGCGCCGCCGGAGCATGATGTTTTGCATCCAGTGGGCGGCGGGCTGGGACAGGCCCGCCCTACCAACAACATCGGGATACACAGCAAGATCTTCATCGTCATGAACCTCCCTTTTCTCAAATCTTCCCTCCCTTCCCTCTTCCTGGCGCTGTTCGGACTTTCTCTCGAAGCAGCCCAAGCTCCCGCGCCACGTTCCCGGGCCGCCGTCGACGCCATCCTGAAATCGCCCGCCCCAGACTCCCCCGCCCCGCGTCCCCTCCACATCCTGCTCGTCGCCGGTCCCAAGGACCACGGTCCCGGGGAACATGACTACCCGAAATGGCAAAAGGACTGGGCGCCCCTCCTCGCCAAAGCCCCCGGCGTCAAAGTCTCCACCGCCTTTCCTTGGCCGGAAAACCATCAGTGGGACGGCGTCGATCTCGTCGTCTTCTACCTGAAAACGAAATGGGACTCCAACCAAGTCGCGCAAATCCGCCGCCACCAAGGGAAAGGCGGAGGTGTGGCCACCATCCATTGGGCCATCGGATGCGACCAGGATTGGCCAAACCACGCCCATTGCTTCGGCCTTTCCTATAAAGCCGCTTCCTACCGCCACGGCCCCGTCAAACTCAAACTAACCGTTCCCGACCACCCCATCACTCGTGGCCTGCCTCCCCTCATGGACTTCGTGGACGAACCTTATTGGCCTTTCATCGGGGACACCAATCGCATCGAGATTCTCGCGACCTCGGACGAAATGATTTATCGCGGGGACGACCGGGCCAGAAATCCCGGGGATGACACGGTGCAATCCGTGCCGGTTTTCTGGGCCTATCAACCGCCGGGAACTTCAGCGCGCGTCTTCGTTTCCATCTTCGGTCATTATTCCTGGACCTTCGACGATCCCTACTTTCGTCTGCTCATGCTCAGGGGCATGGCGTGGGCCGCGAAGGAATCACCCCGCCGATTCGACGCGCTGGCGATCGAGGGTGTCCCGCTCGTTCCCTAG
- the grpE gene encoding nucleotide exchange factor GrpE, with protein sequence MSSEMTQLDEGANSDAAENEPGNLSTTAAGTAPSADPAAAAREEIEALKAKAQENWDRYLRQVAELDNYKKRAARERLDALRYANEALLEKLIPVLDNFEMAVSAANQAPSDSVDSLRSGISMILSQLKGVMTESGLEEVPAVVGGAFDPNLHEAVSQQDSDEVDEGRILAAIRRGYKLKDRLLRPATVVVARKPAS encoded by the coding sequence ATGAGTTCTGAAATGACACAGCTGGATGAGGGCGCGAATTCCGATGCGGCGGAGAATGAGCCCGGAAACCTTTCCACCACCGCAGCGGGCACGGCACCGTCCGCGGATCCTGCCGCGGCTGCCCGTGAGGAGATTGAGGCGCTCAAAGCCAAGGCCCAGGAAAACTGGGACCGTTACTTGCGGCAGGTAGCCGAGCTCGACAATTACAAGAAACGCGCCGCCCGGGAGCGACTGGACGCCCTTCGCTATGCGAATGAGGCGTTACTGGAGAAGCTGATCCCGGTGCTGGACAACTTTGAGATGGCCGTGTCGGCCGCGAATCAAGCGCCATCGGACTCCGTGGACTCGCTCCGGTCCGGCATCAGCATGATTCTAAGTCAACTCAAGGGCGTCATGACGGAAAGCGGACTGGAGGAGGTTCCGGCCGTGGTGGGGGGGGCGTTTGATCCGAACCTGCATGAGGCGGTTTCGCAGCAGGATTCCGACGAGGTGGACGAAGGCCGTATACTCGCGGCGATCCGGCGAGGTTACAAGCTCAAGGATCGTTTGTTGAGACCGGCGACGGTGGTGGTGGCGCGCAAACCGGCCTCCTGA
- the dnaJ gene encoding molecular chaperone DnaJ gives MAKRDYYEILGVEKGANEEEIKKAYRKQALKFHPDKNPGNKEAEEKFKELGEAYEVLSDAQKRAAYDRHGHAAFDARTRAGAGAGRAGGGFHDPFEVFREVFGSGGGSIFDSFFGDRQEAGGSHRGSDLRYDLEISFEEAILGCEKEISVTKPDACDECQGSGAESGSGLKTCTHCGGRGQVISSRGIFSIAQTCPRCEGAGRRAEKLCRKCNGAGRRERTTKIKLKIPAGVDTGARLRSSGNGEGGTQGGPSGDLYVVLHVRPHEIFQRDGDDLICEVPISFVQAALGAEVEVPTMSGHAMIKIPAGTQVGTVFRLKGRGARNVQGYGVGDLHIKISVEVPSTLNATQRQKLKEFADSCDSSVNPLSRSFFEKAKRFFRGDTP, from the coding sequence ATGGCCAAACGAGATTATTACGAGATCCTCGGAGTCGAGAAGGGCGCCAACGAAGAGGAGATCAAAAAGGCTTATCGAAAGCAGGCCCTCAAATTCCATCCCGACAAGAATCCCGGGAACAAGGAGGCCGAGGAGAAGTTCAAGGAACTGGGCGAGGCCTATGAAGTGTTAAGCGACGCTCAGAAGCGGGCCGCCTATGACCGGCACGGGCACGCGGCGTTTGACGCCAGGACGCGAGCCGGGGCTGGGGCGGGGCGTGCCGGCGGCGGCTTTCACGATCCTTTTGAGGTGTTTCGCGAGGTGTTCGGGTCGGGAGGCGGCAGTATTTTCGATAGTTTCTTTGGTGATCGGCAGGAGGCCGGCGGTTCACATCGGGGCTCGGATTTGCGCTACGATCTCGAGATTTCCTTCGAGGAGGCCATCCTGGGCTGCGAGAAAGAGATTTCGGTGACCAAACCGGATGCGTGTGACGAATGCCAGGGTTCGGGCGCGGAGTCCGGGTCAGGACTCAAGACATGTACTCATTGCGGCGGGCGGGGACAGGTCATCAGTTCGCGAGGCATTTTCAGCATTGCGCAGACGTGTCCGCGCTGCGAAGGGGCGGGGCGGCGCGCCGAAAAACTCTGCCGGAAGTGCAACGGGGCGGGTCGGCGCGAGCGGACCACCAAGATCAAACTGAAGATTCCGGCTGGAGTGGATACGGGCGCGCGGCTGCGGTCCTCCGGCAATGGGGAAGGGGGCACCCAGGGCGGTCCTTCGGGCGATCTCTATGTTGTCTTGCATGTTCGGCCCCATGAAATCTTCCAGCGGGACGGGGACGATTTGATTTGCGAGGTCCCGATCAGCTTCGTGCAAGCCGCGCTGGGGGCGGAAGTCGAGGTGCCCACGATGTCGGGCCACGCGATGATCAAGATTCCAGCCGGCACGCAGGTGGGCACGGTGTTCCGGCTGAAAGGACGCGGGGCGCGCAACGTTCAGGGCTACGGGGTCGGTGATCTGCACATCAAGATATCCGTGGAAGTGCCGAGTACCCTGAACGCCACGCAAAGGCAGAAACTGAAAGAGTTCGCCGACAGCTGCGATTCCAGCGTCAATCCCTTGAGCCGCTCATTCTTCGAGAAGGCAAAGCGGTTTTTTCGGGGCGACACCCCTTAG